A window from Synechococcus sp. RSCCF101 encodes these proteins:
- a CDS encoding ATP-dependent Clp protease ATP-binding subunit produces MFERFTEKAIKVIMLAQEEARRLGHNFVGTEQILLGLIGEGTGVAAKVLKSMGVNLKDARVEVEKIIGRGSGFVAVEIPFTPRAKRVLELSLEEARQLGHNYIGTEHLLLGLIREGEGVAARVLENLGVDLAKVRTQVIRMLGETAEVASGGSSKGSTKTPTLDEFGSNLTQMASEAKLDPVVGRQSEIDRVIQILGRRTKNNPVLIGEPGVGKTAIAEGLAQRINQGDVPDILEEKRVLTLDIGLLVAGTKYRGEFEERLKKIMEEIRGAGNVILVIDEVHTLIGAGAAEGAIDAANILKPALARGELQCIGATTLDEYRKHIERDAALERRFQPVNVGEPSVEDTIEILRGLRERYEQHHRLKITDDALIAAATLGDRYISDRFLPDKAIDLIDEAGSRVRLLNSKLPPAAKDVDKQLRDIQKQKEEAVREQDFTKAGELREKEVELREQIRSILMNSREGDATATASTDAGSGAGTTTAALPAATSSLTEAGDATPAEHADRSPMVGEEDIAHIVASWTGVPVQKLTESESVKLLNMEETLHQRLIGQDEAVKAVSKAIRRARVGLKNPNRPIASFIFSGPTGVGKTELTKSLASYFFGSEEAMIRLDMSEFMERHTVSKLIGSPPGYVGFNEGGQLTEAVRRRPYTVVLFDEIEKAHPDVFNLLLQLLEDGRLTDSKGRTVDFKNTLIIMTSNIGSKVIEKGGGGLGFEFSGEDAEETQYNRIRSLVNEELKQYFRPEFLNRLDEIIVFRQLTREEVKDIAEIMLVEVFARMQAKGISLSVTDAFKERLVEEGYNPSYGARPLRRAVMRLLEDSLAEEFLSGRVKEGDHAVVDVDDDKQVVIRRREQPAEPQLVGAGV; encoded by the coding sequence ATGTTCGAGCGCTTTACCGAAAAGGCCATCAAGGTGATCATGCTGGCCCAGGAAGAGGCTCGCCGCCTGGGTCACAACTTCGTCGGCACCGAGCAGATTCTCCTCGGTCTGATCGGTGAGGGCACCGGCGTCGCCGCGAAGGTGCTCAAGTCGATGGGGGTCAACCTCAAGGACGCCCGGGTCGAGGTGGAGAAGATCATCGGCCGCGGCTCTGGTTTCGTCGCCGTTGAGATTCCGTTCACCCCCCGCGCCAAGCGCGTCCTGGAGCTCTCCCTGGAGGAGGCCCGCCAGCTCGGTCACAACTACATCGGTACCGAGCACCTGCTGCTTGGTCTGATCCGGGAGGGTGAGGGCGTGGCCGCCCGCGTGCTGGAGAACCTCGGCGTCGACCTGGCCAAGGTGCGCACCCAGGTCATCCGCATGCTGGGCGAGACCGCCGAAGTGGCCTCCGGCGGATCGAGCAAGGGCTCGACCAAGACCCCGACTCTCGACGAGTTCGGCAGCAATCTCACTCAGATGGCCTCCGAGGCCAAGCTGGACCCCGTGGTGGGCCGCCAGAGCGAGATCGACCGGGTGATCCAGATCCTCGGTCGCCGCACCAAGAACAACCCGGTCCTCATCGGCGAACCCGGTGTCGGCAAGACCGCCATCGCCGAGGGCCTGGCCCAGCGCATCAACCAGGGCGACGTGCCCGACATCCTCGAGGAGAAGCGGGTCCTCACCCTCGACATCGGCCTGCTGGTGGCCGGCACCAAATACCGAGGTGAGTTCGAGGAACGCCTCAAGAAGATCATGGAGGAAATCCGGGGTGCCGGAAACGTGATCCTGGTCATCGACGAGGTGCACACCCTGATCGGTGCCGGTGCCGCCGAAGGCGCCATCGATGCCGCCAACATCCTCAAGCCCGCCCTCGCCCGCGGCGAACTGCAGTGCATCGGTGCCACGACGCTCGACGAGTACAGGAAACACATCGAGCGCGATGCGGCCCTCGAGCGTCGCTTCCAGCCGGTCAACGTGGGTGAACCGTCCGTGGAGGACACGATCGAGATTCTGCGGGGCCTGCGAGAGCGCTACGAGCAGCATCACCGACTCAAGATCACCGACGACGCCCTGATTGCTGCAGCCACCCTGGGCGACCGCTACATCAGCGATCGCTTCCTCCCCGACAAGGCGATCGATCTGATCGATGAAGCCGGAAGCCGTGTGCGCCTGTTGAATTCCAAGCTGCCCCCCGCCGCCAAGGATGTGGACAAGCAGCTGCGGGACATTCAGAAGCAGAAGGAAGAGGCCGTTCGCGAGCAAGACTTCACCAAAGCCGGTGAACTGCGCGAAAAGGAGGTGGAGCTGCGCGAGCAGATCCGATCGATCCTGATGAACAGCCGCGAAGGGGATGCCACAGCGACCGCGTCCACCGATGCGGGCTCCGGTGCCGGCACCACCACGGCCGCCCTGCCGGCGGCCACCTCATCCCTGACGGAAGCCGGAGACGCCACTCCTGCCGAGCACGCGGACCGCTCACCGATGGTCGGTGAAGAGGACATCGCTCACATCGTGGCCTCCTGGACCGGCGTGCCAGTGCAGAAGCTCACCGAAAGCGAATCGGTCAAGCTGCTCAACATGGAGGAGACGCTGCACCAGCGGCTGATCGGCCAGGACGAAGCGGTGAAGGCCGTGTCCAAGGCGATCCGCCGCGCCCGCGTGGGCCTGAAGAACCCCAACCGTCCGATCGCGAGCTTCATCTTCTCCGGCCCGACCGGTGTGGGCAAGACCGAGCTGACCAAGTCTCTGGCGTCCTATTTCTTCGGCAGTGAGGAAGCCATGATCCGGCTCGACATGTCGGAATTCATGGAACGGCACACCGTCAGCAAGCTGATCGGTTCGCCTCCGGGCTATGTCGGCTTCAACGAAGGCGGGCAGCTCACCGAAGCGGTGCGCCGTCGTCCCTACACGGTTGTGCTGTTCGACGAAATCGAGAAAGCCCACCCGGATGTGTTCAACCTGCTACTGCAGCTGCTGGAGGACGGGCGCCTGACCGACTCCAAGGGCCGCACGGTGGACTTCAAGAACACCCTGATCATCATGACCTCGAACATCGGTTCGAAGGTGATCGAGAAAGGTGGTGGTGGCCTCGGCTTCGAATTCTCGGGTGAAGATGCCGAGGAAACCCAGTACAACCGCATCCGGTCGCTGGTCAATGAAGAACTCAAGCAGTACTTCCGGCCGGAGTTTCTCAACCGACTCGACGAGATCATCGTCTTCCGTCAGCTCACCCGCGAGGAAGTCAAGGACATCGCCGAGATCATGCTGGTGGAAGTGTTCGCCCGCATGCAGGCAAAGGGCATCAGCCTCAGCGTCACCGACGCCTTCAAGGAGCGGCTGGTGGAAGAGGGGTACAACCCCAGCTACGGCGCCCGTCCGCTGCGCCGTGCCGTGATGCGCCTGCTGGAGGACAGCCTGGCCGAGGAGTTCCTCTCCGGCCGGGTCAAGGAGGGCGACCATGCGGTGGTCGATGTGGATGACGACAAGCAGGTTGTGATCCGCCGCCGGGAGCAACCGGCCGAGCCCCAGCTGGTCGGGGCCGGGGTCTGA
- a CDS encoding GNAT family N-acetyltransferase, with product MPDHHAKWQQCREVHEVIRVAPLEPEDLAACLALDADAMGGFWSEAQWREELTATGRLRLGARCGEDPLLLGAATAWRVLDELHLTLVLVRSAWRRQGIARRLITALLERAREEGAAHATLEVAGRNTAARGLYGELLFREAGRRRGYYRNGDDALILWRRLD from the coding sequence ATGCCCGATCACCACGCAAAGTGGCAGCAATGTAGAGAGGTGCATGAGGTCATCCGCGTGGCCCCTCTTGAGCCGGAGGATCTGGCGGCCTGCCTGGCGCTGGATGCCGATGCCATGGGCGGGTTCTGGAGCGAGGCCCAGTGGCGCGAGGAACTGACGGCGACCGGGCGCCTGCGGCTGGGAGCCCGTTGCGGCGAGGACCCGCTGCTGCTCGGGGCCGCCACCGCCTGGCGGGTGCTCGATGAGCTGCACCTGACCCTCGTCCTGGTGCGATCCGCCTGGCGCCGGCAGGGGATCGCCAGGCGTCTGATCACGGCGCTGCTCGAGCGGGCCCGGGAGGAGGGCGCCGCCCACGCCACGCTCGAGGTGGCCGGGAGGAACACGGCGGCCAGGGGGCTGTACGGGGAGCTGCTGTTCCGGGAGGCGGGCCGTCGCCGTGGCTACTACCGCAACGGCGATGACGCTCTTATCCTCTGGCGCCGTCTCGACTGA